The window AATCGGATGCCTCTGAAACTTGGAACTTTAAGCATGTTTATTGTTGCTCTTAGCCCTATTCGGATTGCAAGCTAGCATCTTTAGACGCTTTATCGAATGGTGGATTGACACTGGGTTTTTCAGCAGGGCTTTGTGAGCCGAGGTGCTGATATTGGAGTGGGAAGAGACCCTGAGGAAGCTGGGAATGGTTCTGGTCAGACCTGCATCCACATGGATGTGGTCACTTCCTTGATTGCAGAGACCACGATCCTCTGGAAACCATAGAGTTCCTCTCCGCTTGGGAACGATCGTGACGTGACCATCTTGATCAGGGGAAATGTCGTTTAAGACAGGACCATTCCAAGTATTTCCTTTCGTCTTCTTTTCATTGCGGAGTGTTTCTACGGGTAGAACAGCAtctgccttttcttttatctccttATTTTCTCGCAGCTTCTGCCAGTTTCTCCATACCATATATATGCCGATCGGTGATGCCGCAAGAGAAGCATATCGCTTCCTTGCAATATCGATTTGAGTCTGCTGTAGTTGGTTGAAAATAAATGGCGACAGGGTCAATCTTTGACTGATGCAAAGTGACTAATTCTCTTGGCAAAGTTTTTTCAGTTTTACGTGATTTATCAGATGCGTATTTTTCGATGTTTATGCCATTTAAAGCCAGAAGTACAGCCAGCCCCTAAGTCCCTTCCCTTTAGGACTTCTTTCGAAATTCAAGCTGTTTCGTGCAAGATATATAGAAGAACCAGAAGTGCAACAGTCGCCCTTGACATTCCCGATGGATTTGTGCAAGTAAAGGATCCAGGCCTGACAGACGTCTATTATCAAATTGCCCTTCCTGAGGCCTCTTCACCTTTGGAAAAAAATCCAATATACCGAAGTATCATGTGAAGTCAGACAGCGACATTTAACAAACATAAATAGTAGAAGATATAATAATGCCATGCTTCATAGCGGACTACATAATCAAGTAACACAAAATTAAGAAAGCATTATACTAGAAGCACGTCTGCGTCATATACAATAAGAGAGGAAATTCCTTCTGCTAGCAATACTTCAGTTGGGTTCCGGAGTCTATTCAAGATGTATGATCCCAGTTAGTGAAGCGCAATCAAGATTGGAGAGGTACTTGTTTTTAAGCTATATTGGTGCACTCACATGGATTGTCATTACTCACGGAAGTAGATGTATATCGAAAGGTTTGGTAAAAAGAAATGCGTTTCGAGATGTTAAAAGCATGAAATCTTTCAAGTTGCAAGGCATGACTCATATTGACTAAAGCCTGATCTGCGTAGAACCCACCAAACAGACTTTAAGGTAGCTTTGTCTTTATGGACAAAGCATTTCTAATATATATCCTAACAACCTATCGCAACATATAGAAAACTCACAACAGCACACATGGAACGCCATCAACAGGACATGGAACATATGCGACATCGATCAATGTGCTTAGAGATTCTGTCCATGTCGGACTTTGTACGATTTGATGTTACCCCATGTCGTTCATCCAATGTGCAGTGGTTTGTAACCAGCTGTATCAGCAAATTGCAATTTTGCATCTTTATCAAAAGGAGTGACaatagagagaataaaaaaaaaacaaaaggttcGGCTCCACGTCTTCTAACTGAGTCTATGGGCCGAAGAAGCGAAGAGTGGGCTAGATATTACGATGAAAATACCATTTGGATCaggattaattaatctaatcgcTCAGGACGTCAGGaggagagaagcttcaccacgAGGAAATAGTCCCAAAACGCCAAATCTCACCTAATGCTTTCGAACACCTACGAAGCCAACACCAATGAAACAGCCCATCAGTTGAATGCTGACAACAAAAACAGAAGGGATACTCACCATCAGGTGCGAGCATTATTATATAACCTTTCCATAAGAAAAAGAACGACTGTAATGCCCTTATCAATTTGTAGAAGCACATTCCAGCGTCTTCCCTTGCTTTCCTACTTACCCTTCAAATCTAATGAACCTTGCTGTCCCTTCGTTCCTAGCAGAAACCAACACTCTCATCCATTAGCACTGCGATTCGTATGGAGGTCATAAGAAGAGCAAGAGGAATTGATGATGGCGTGGATGCTGTCAAAGAAGCTGCAAGGGCTTGGTACTTGCATCGATCCGGGTCGGAGCAAAAGCCTACTCATGAATATTGCGAGACGGCCTGGAGTCCAAGTCCCAAACCTAAACCGTCTCGTTACAAGCTTGAAGCCACGAAGATGGCCAAATCTGAACCTGATGCCACCGAGGCTCAGAGACATGATCGAGGAATTCGTAAGGAGAATTCTCTGCTCGACTCATATGAAATAGAAACTATATGCAGGCAATTGGACCAGTTCATAGAATACTGTCGGCATGAAAAGGATGGTAATTCTAGAGCAAgagctcatcatcatcatcagaaaaataaaagtaaagagGGCAGCAAATTAGGGAGGAAAGTGAAGGTGCTTTGGCAGAGGCATGCGTTGATGTGCGGGGCTCCTGAAGATGTGATCAAATCGATCGCTCTCAAGACTCGCGGAGTGTCACAAGCCAGCTTCACCTCGTCGTCCTAGGTCTTCTACTTCATCTGTTGTTGGGTCATTGTATATGAAGGATTCAGTACACCTTCTCTTTTCTTGTGGGCATTGTACATTAGTATACATATGTCCGCGAAAATTATTCAATTGGGTCTAAATGTTCTCTCCCTCATTATCTGATCGAGCAACTCTTGCTGCTAACAAGCATACATCTCATCAGACAGCGATAAAATACTTGTGCCTGTGATGAACCTAAAATATGTCGATTTTGTTTCCAAATGGAAAGGACCAGAAAAGAGAAGAGGTAAGTTTGTCTTATGAGAccgtttttttttgggtcataacTATGAGGCTTAAAATCTTGGTATGTTCGCATGAGAATTCTCTTAAATATCCCTCTAACTCAGTTCATACGTGAATCTAAAGAGTCATACTGAACAACCCTGGAGTTAGCTGATGCAAGTGACATGGCGATTGTTCTCGTTCACAAATTCTTGGTCGGGGCAGACCCTGGGAGTGATGATGGAGGCCCCACCCCCAATCTTTGCAAACATGCATTAGCTGGGCTGATTGATCCCATTCCTACTGCAAACGTCTAAAGTTCACTTAAGCACGGCAAGTTTTCTAGCGTATTTACAATCGTGCAAGACAAGAAAACTCACAAAGTCTATTAAACATAtgctattaaaaaaatcaaaataggaCTTGTATCGTGGACACGAGTCACTTAGGAGTTTACGTGCTTCAATTCCAGAAGTTTGTATTCCTTATTGAACGGTGCTATCAAAACATACCACGATTACTCTTTTACGATCTCATTTTACCAAGCACGCCAAAACTGAGCTCTCAACTAAGTTCAGGAATTAAGCGAccacaaaaaccaaaaaacctaAGTTCAGGAATTAAAGCTGCTATCAACCACAGGCACAAGACGGCAATTTCTATTTGGAAATTTTAAACAACGATCGTCaacaatcaaataaaagttgtCCAACTCCTCCAAGTTCTCTCAAAGAAGACCTAGTTAAGTGCTCTAATCACTCAAATTGACCCACTTAGCTGTATAGTTTATATCCGGTTCACCTCGTGCTCCACCGCCACTACAGAGGTACACGCTTCTTCAACATAGAGTTGAAGAGAGGTCCTTGAAAACGAATATATCGCTACCCACTAAAAATGCACGTCCGCATagacaacaaacaaatcaaCAAACAGGTGGAAGGGTGTAAGGCTGGAAGCAAAAGCAGCAATCACACAATCAGTTAAAAGATAATTAAACAAtcagagaagaagagatttctCCTTAATTGCCATTGAAGATAGTTTA of the Eucalyptus grandis isolate ANBG69807.140 chromosome 10, ASM1654582v1, whole genome shotgun sequence genome contains:
- the LOC108955584 gene encoding uncharacterized protein LOC108955584; translation: MEVIRRARGIDDGVDAVKEAARAWYLHRSGSEQKPTHEYCETAWSPSPKPKPSRYKLEATKMAKSEPDATEAQRHDRGIRKENSLLDSYEIETICRQLDQFIEYCRHEKDGNSRARAHHHHQKNKSKEGSKLGRKVKVLWQRHALMCGAPEDVIKSIALKTRGVSQASFTSSS